From a single Rutidosis leptorrhynchoides isolate AG116_Rl617_1_P2 chromosome 5, CSIRO_AGI_Rlap_v1, whole genome shotgun sequence genomic region:
- the LOC139850348 gene encoding uncharacterized protein — translation MEPQSKIENSRLSPSFSCYSSDTLTTSTAISKAIREDEDFEFSSKEIDSQSWTVFPVFNGDLIINDEIDDSVSIISPLQKLFMDEEEEGSESPSYSSSEADELENIPSGTFCAWSPKVADVGSSSPKCKKSNSTGSSTGSKKWRIRYLLRRSNSDGKEPTVILNRRLKQDSGDEVLTVSRRSKAQTPVHELFYVQRRAENEIGKRKTYLPYRKDLIGKIIPF, via the coding sequence ATGGAACCACAAAGTAAAATTGAAAATTCAAGGTTGTCTCCCAGCTTCAGTTGCTACTCTTCAGATACTTTAACTACTTCCACAGCCATCTCTAAAGCTATTCGTGAAGATGAAGATTTCGAATTCTCATCTAAAGAGATCGATTCACAATCATGGACTGTATTTCCTGTTTTCAACGGTGATCTGATAATAAACGATGAAATTGACGATTCAGTTTCAATAATCAGTCCGTTACAAAAACTgtttatggatgaagaagaagaaggatccGAATCACCTTCGTATTCGTCATCAGAAGCCGATGAATTAGAAAACATACCTTCTGGAACATTCTGCGCCTGGAGTCCGAAGGTAGCTGACGTTGGATCATCGTCACCTAAATGTAAAAAGAGTAATTCAACCGGATCATCAACCGGATCCAAAAAATGGAGAATCCGATATTTGCTAAGGCGAAGCAATAGCGACGGAAAGGAACCGACGGTGATTTTGAATCGGAGACTTAAACAAGATTCCGGTGATGAGGTTTTGACGGTGAGCAGGCGGTCGAAGGCGCAAACTCCGGTACACGAACTGTTTTACGTGCAGAGAAGAGCAGAAAATGAAATCGGAAAGAGGAAAACGTATTTGCCGTATAGAAAGGATCTGATCGGAAAAATTATTCCGTTCTAA